ATCATCTTGTCTTCCGGCCTCATCGACCAGCCGGTTGCCGTTCCATGGTGGAATGGACTGCAGTTGCGTCTAACCACCTACAACGGACCTTCCCGGCCCTGATTCTTAGGCGAATGGTGTGCCGTGGAAATTCAGGCTAGCGATGGTTTCGCGCAAGGCAGCGCGATCGTCATAGCAGTATGGCTTCACATTCGCCGCGGTCCCATTTTTCGAGAGTTGTGAGAGATGCCGTCCCATTTCGTTAGCCAGCCCTGGGTGAACCATTCGAGTTAATTCGAAATATTGCGGTATTCTGTCAACTCGGCATGAAATGTCGGGGTATGGCGGTTTGGTACTTCTCACACTTCGCCGATTCAACGCGATACCCGAAGCAATTGCGAATCGGTAGAACACCGCACGTTCGTTAAGACTCTTGTTTCGCTTCATCGCCTATCTCGGGCGTCGGCCCAACGGGTTAACGATGAGCCTCGCGGTTTCTGCGGCGGCTCCATCGTTTTGTTGGGCGGCCCTTGATAGGCGGACTTCTTAGGTTCGGATTGCCTGCCATTGTTGAGCCCTCTCACGCAAGGCCTTCACTTGTATCGGCCAGTCATGCAGGGTCGCTGGGTCGAAGTCCGCACCATTCGGCCAAACCAGCGTGTGAACCTCGGAGTCGACTCTAACTGCATTAAAGAAGTTCACGTCGTTAAGGGGCGAGTACAGTTCACCCGATAGGACAGGCCGGAAGTCAATTGTCTGCATCGTGTCATCGTCAAAGCCAACCCTCAGTGTGTAGGCTGCCACGATCTCGAAACCGACAACGCGATAAATCGGATGGCTCATTTCTCTATTGTCGCGGTTCAATGGCTGTCGGTGCCCTTCCTTGTTGCAATGTTTCCCAATCCGCCATTAATTCCTGCTGGTGCAGTTTGGTTCCCAAAACCGATTGCGAACCCCCAAATCTCTTTGGCTAATTCCCAAAACCGATTGGGAGAATCGATAGGCCGTGTCGCGGGCGGTTTAATGCGGCATTGCATTATTCAGAGCTCTGCTGATCTTCCTTCTCCCACTGTTTCTGAATCTGGCGGTTCCGGCGGCGGCGCGCGACGATCGCGAGGAGAGCAAGCATGGTTATGGCCAACCAGAGTGTTGTCGACGCGGTGAGAACCGGAACCCACGACGTCCAGATGCGTTGCCGGCGCCAGAATTGAGATTCCGCGCTGGATGCCGGGATGCCCGTAACGTCCATGAATGCGGTATCGAATGAGGCCCCCTGCTGCATGCGCGCGAGAATGGTTTTGGCAGACGCCGGGCCATAGGACTGCAGTAGATCGTGGATGAAGGCGCCGGCCAACGCGTAAGCACGGATCTGATCGTCCTGCGAACCTGAAAATAGAGCGTCCAGCTGACGAAGATCCGTTTCTCCTCCCTTCACCAACTGATAAAACAGTTCGGTCTGATCCTGGAAGCGGCGCTCGCGTTCAACCTCCATGGCCAATCCTTCATTAAACCAGCGAGGCACCCGGCCGCCGCCCGATGCACGCGCGATCAGCACGTGCGCGAGTTCATGGCGCAGCACATCTTCGAGAGTGTTATCGGGATAGCCTGGCGAACGAGCTGGGAAGAGAACAACGAGACTCGATTCACCAACCGCAAATCCCGCAATCCAGGGTTGAACACTATGGGCGACGACGGAGCTTTCGGGAACCAGCTCGACCCGAACCGGCAACCCGGGGCCGGAGCCCAGGAATTGAAAAATGTCGGCAAACCGGCCTGGCGGGATCGCTTGCAACCGATCCCGGACCGCCGCGAGCTCCGGAGGCGATTCGATCTGCAGAGTCGGGAGTTCCACCGCTGGAACACCCGACGCAAACAGCCAAAGGAATAAGACCAGCCCCTGCATGGTGCAGCCTTCAGCCTGGGCGAGTGTGGACCAATTTGCAACCCCAAGGAAGTGAACAATCGTTTCGCGCGCCTGTAGGCGTCCGCGTCAGCTCCGAATCGCCAGAGGAATGGATGATCCATCTGCCCGGCGCCACGTCGTTCGGAATTCCGAATCGTAGGTCCATTAATTTCAGTTTCCGATTCCGTGTGGACAGCGCCGCCAGGTATCCGTCGGTCCAGTTTACAGGTTGTCTGTTCGGTCGACCGTTTGTCCAGTCGGCAAAGCGCAAATGCCTGGCGTTGTATTTCTATTTTATCGACCCCGACTTCAGCGGCAAGGCGGGGATCAGGAATGCGTTCGGGATTCCACCATCGAGGGTGGCCAGTCTGGCATCGTGCTGTTGCGCGAGTTCTACCAGGTGAGCGTCGATTGTCCGGGAAGCCTGATGGCACCACGCTGGAAAGTCTTTCGCCGGCAGGTCGTCAGCCAGGAACGAGTGCCGGGCGCCCAAGGATTTCAACATGCCCGCCAGAGTAGCGCTTGCCTCATTCACGCTGACGAGAGCCCTTGTTCGCTGCACTGAGACTCTCACGAAACCGAGCTGTGGGATTGCAGACGTCATCAGGTTTACCGACTTATTTTTCTTGGCGGAAGCGATCCATGTGACCGTCCGTTCATGATCGACATGATCAGACCAACCCCAAGCGACCAGAACATTTACATCCAGAAGATATCTCACGGAAAATCGGATAGGATCTGACGCACCGACTCCGTCGTCAGTGGAGGTTGATTTTCCGGAGCCGCAAAGATCATGGCGCCAGTCCGTGGGCATCGCACCCGCCGAGGCTTACGCACAGCGGGCATCGGAGCGCCGGCCCGCAGCCGCAGATACTCCGAGACGCTGATCCCTTCCTTTTTGGCCTGGGACCGGATCATTCGCGCCTCTTCAACCGTCACTTTGAACGTAATCGTCGGCATGAGTAATACGGTATTACCTGAAATGCGTCCTGTCAACTTTGCGGAATTCCGGGACAGACACCGAACTATTCGCTTCGCGAATTCGGTGTCTGTCCCAGAATTCCCAGAATTCATTTCGGCCACGGGCTTTTCATTCCCTCAACGCGCACTGAAAAGGCATACTTTTGTGCAGAACCCGGTTTGGGCCTGAGATACGCCCGTAGTCCCCTCAAAACACGCCACTTCTTGGAATCGAATAATGCCATTACAATAAATATTATCTTAAACCCGGGCGGCGGATTTCCTGTCCAAACTATATGATGGAACGGACCTTATCAGCTTCAATACCGATGACCGCCATGAATCACGACCAGGATGCGGAACTCGTCGAACGATATCTGACGGGAGACACGGCTGCTTTCGACGAAATCATGATCCGGTATGAGCGCCAGATCTACCGCATCTGTTACAGGTTCGTCGAGAATCGCGACGACGCGATGGATCTGGCACAGGAAGTATTTATAAAGGCATTCGAACATCTGGCGACCTTCCGGCGCGAATCCAGTTTGAAAACGTGGTTATACCGGATTGCAATGAATCATTGCATCAACCACGTCAAAAAGCATTGCCAGGAATTCGTCGAAGTTACCGAATATACCGGAACTGTCCGCTCATCGGCGCAAGCTCAACTCGAAGACAGCGAGCAGCGCGCCCACTTTCGCCGTATGGTGAAGTTGTTGCCGCCCAAGCAAAAGGCGATACTGGAACTGCGGATCAACGAACAGTTGAGCTATGAAGAAATCGCGAAGATTTCTGGCCGCTCGATTTCAACGATCAAGGCGAGCGTATTTTTTGCACTGGAAAAACTGCGGAAACTGGTAAAAGATCCGAATCTGAAGAGAGCCCGTTAATCGGTCAGGAACTTTATGTCAGGGCATTTAAAAACACAGGACTTCGTGAACCTGATGGAGGATGCAGTACCTTTTACAAAGCATCAGGCTCACATCGACGCTTGCCGGTCTTGCTGCGCCACATGGCAGGCGATGAAGTCGCTCAGGACAGAAGTCGAATCGATGGATAACGATATCCCTGAACCGGATTGGGCACAATTCCGCGCCTCGATGCGGGATCAGCTCCTGTCCCGCTCGATTCAACGCCAATCCGCCGTGCGCCGGTGGACCGGCTGGACGATCCGGCCGGCTTTGGCCTGGGCGTTATCGCTGGTTCTCGCCGTTGGAATTCCGACGGGCGCATTTTTGTGGCATTTACAGAAGGAAAACGCCGCCCCGAGCAAAACATTGACGCTGCAAACATTGCCTGCGGCTGAACTGATCGATGCGGGAACCGAAAAGACCGTTTTCGACGATGTGGTCGATCTCAGCGATACGGAGCAGGCGCAGTTTCAGCAGATGCTCGAAGCGGCACAAAGAGGAACTCCGCGTCTCCAATGAAAACGGCCGCTCTTTTTGCCATTGCGCTCGTCATCCTGCCGGGCGTGAGCGGTCTATCGCAGCGACGGAAGCAGGCACCCAGGATCGAAGATTCCGTTGTGACCTTCTACGTCAGCGAGTTTCAGCGCGTTGTGAACGTCAATCCGGACGTCTTCGCAAAAATCCTGCCGATCATCCAGGAGTTTATCCAGACACGGTTTGACATCAGCGCGCGCAGGCAGGAAACCTTGCAGCAACTCCGCATGCTGGTAAACCGGCCCAAGAGCAGCGATGAAGATATCAAGAGAACCATTCGCGACCTGGCGAAGGCGGATACCGACATTGAGGCAAACCAGGAGCGCTTTCTCAGCAACATCGATCCGCTCCTGACGCCGCGCCAACAGGGACGCGTCCGGATATTCCAGCAGGTTGCAGATCAGCGGATGCGGCAGATGTTGAACAGCGTCCGGAAAGCCCCTTCAGTCAACCAATAGAATCTGCAGATCGCTCAAATTTGTTTGCGTCGGTCCGGTCACAATCAGGTCGCCGGTCGCTTTGAGGAAGTTCGACGAGTCGTTGCTGCGCAGAAACTTGAGCGGCATGAGACCGAGATCGACCGCGCGCGAACAGGTCAATTGATCGACGATCCCTCCGGCGGCGCTCGTCGGGCCATCAGTGCCGTCCGATGCGACACTGGCGAAACAAGCCGAACTGGTTGAAGCCTGCGCCGCCATGGCAATCGCCCAGGCGAGCGCCATTTCCTGGTTGCGGCCGCCCACACCATGTCCCCGGACCGTCACTGTGGTTTCGCCTGCCGCTAAGACACAGGCCGGCGCCGGAATCGGATTCCCGCTTCGGCCGATCTCCTGGGCAATCGCCGCAAAGAACCCGCCGACGTCCTTCGCCTCACCTTCAATCCCGGTGCCGAGGATCATCGTGTTGAATCGCAGTTCGCGCGCCTTCTCGACAGCGGCGTCGATGAGCAGGCGGTTATTCGC
This sequence is a window from Terriglobia bacterium. Protein-coding genes within it:
- a CDS encoding RNA polymerase sigma factor, which gives rise to MTAMNHDQDAELVERYLTGDTAAFDEIMIRYERQIYRICYRFVENRDDAMDLAQEVFIKAFEHLATFRRESSLKTWLYRIAMNHCINHVKKHCQEFVEVTEYTGTVRSSAQAQLEDSEQRAHFRRMVKLLPPKQKAILELRINEQLSYEEIAKISGRSISTIKASVFFALEKLRKLVKDPNLKRAR
- a CDS encoding DUF2442 domain-containing protein; the protein is MSHPIYRVVGFEIVAAYTLRVGFDDDTMQTIDFRPVLSGELYSPLNDVNFFNAVRVDSEVHTLVWPNGADFDPATLHDWPIQVKALRERAQQWQAIRT
- a CDS encoding PIN domain-containing protein; this encodes MRYLLDVNVLVAWGWSDHVDHERTVTWIASAKKNKSVNLMTSAIPQLGFVRVSVQRTRALVSVNEASATLAGMLKSLGARHSFLADDLPAKDFPAWCHQASRTIDAHLVELAQQHDARLATLDGGIPNAFLIPALPLKSGSIK